The Hymenobacter sp. 5317J-9 genome has a window encoding:
- a CDS encoding SRPBCC family protein → MLPSENQPEPTEPNPTGNAPAASTPQLEQGHPAPVGDDFSNQPADDEPESAWTSAFLAIVVTALAAGALGALLMLLSLQHYESYGATLFCLSPTICSFVAVLLYRRKQPERTGGVWSVSWAVVAIMAVLASMLLLISSGGEGIICVLMALPFALVLSLVGGLLGQAVVEMRGPRRPLPVLAAVVLLYPAAQEYEVRHPAPVLPRRVITQQVVNAPPAAVWAVLMRPVTYPAANNWFRAGVVYPTRTAFALDSATGRRTLVCRYSQGRAQLPVVGWEPGRSLTFAVPPPSMPAPMRELSPYPSVHAPHLHGFFRVDSGTFRLRPLPGGRTLLEARTVYRHSIGPQFYWQLWSDYLLDTMHGQVLATLKAQAEASRAHE, encoded by the coding sequence ATGCTGCCGTCCGAGAATCAACCCGAGCCCACCGAACCCAACCCCACCGGCAACGCCCCGGCGGCCTCCACGCCACAACTCGAGCAGGGGCATCCTGCACCAGTCGGTGACGATTTTTCCAATCAACCCGCTGATGATGAACCGGAAAGCGCCTGGACTTCTGCCTTTCTGGCTATTGTCGTTACGGCCCTAGCGGCCGGGGCGCTGGGCGCCCTGCTCATGCTGCTGTCGTTGCAGCACTACGAGTCCTACGGGGCTACGCTGTTCTGCCTGTCGCCCACCATTTGCAGCTTCGTGGCGGTGCTGCTGTATCGGCGGAAGCAGCCCGAGCGGACGGGTGGCGTGTGGTCGGTTTCGTGGGCGGTAGTGGCCATTATGGCCGTGCTGGCTTCCATGCTGCTGCTCATTTCGTCGGGGGGCGAAGGCATCATCTGCGTACTGATGGCGCTGCCTTTTGCCCTGGTGCTGTCGCTGGTTGGCGGGTTGCTGGGGCAGGCGGTGGTGGAAATGCGCGGCCCGCGCCGGCCCCTGCCCGTGCTGGCCGCGGTGGTGCTGCTGTACCCGGCCGCGCAGGAATACGAAGTGCGCCACCCGGCCCCGGTGCTGCCGCGGCGTGTGATAACGCAGCAGGTGGTGAATGCGCCGCCAGCCGCCGTGTGGGCCGTGCTGATGCGCCCCGTGACCTACCCGGCTGCCAACAACTGGTTTCGGGCGGGCGTGGTGTACCCCACGCGCACGGCGTTCGCGCTCGATTCGGCCACCGGCCGCCGCACCCTGGTGTGTCGCTACTCTCAGGGCCGGGCCCAGCTGCCGGTGGTGGGGTGGGAGCCCGGCCGCAGCCTCACGTTTGCCGTGCCGCCGCCCAGCATGCCCGCGCCCATGCGCGAGCTTAGCCCATATCCCAGCGTGCACGCGCCGCACCTGCACGGGTTTTTCCGGGTCGACAGCGGCACGTTCCGGCTGCGGCCCCTGCCGGGCGGGCGCACCCTGCTCGAAGCCCGCACGGTGTACCGCCATTCCATCGGCCCGCAGTTCTACTGGCAACTGTGGAGTGACTACCTGCTCGACACCATGCACGGCCAGGTGCTGGCCACGCTAAAAGCCCAGGCCGAGGCAAGCCGCGCCCATGAATAA
- a CDS encoding MarR family transcriptional regulator, producing the protein MPQEINRPSNPTTPLAEARAQFIHLWGVSGTNWGVSKTLAQVHALLLVSPAALSTEDIMEQLTISRGNASMTVRELLDWGLVYKELRPGERREYFVAEKDMLQVTRCIIRARKRRELDQMKRSLDQLAALPGDPADAEYRAFHATLTEIQQLATVSDKLLTRLMQAEKSWFWNTFLKLFM; encoded by the coding sequence ATGCCACAAGAAATTAATAGACCTTCAAATCCAACAACGCCGCTGGCCGAAGCCCGCGCCCAGTTTATTCACCTCTGGGGTGTATCAGGTACCAACTGGGGCGTGAGCAAAACCCTGGCCCAGGTGCACGCCCTGCTGCTGGTGAGCCCGGCCGCCCTCAGCACCGAAGACATCATGGAGCAGCTCACCATCTCGCGCGGCAACGCCAGCATGACGGTGCGCGAGCTGCTCGATTGGGGCCTGGTATACAAGGAGCTGCGGCCCGGCGAGCGCCGTGAATATTTCGTGGCCGAAAAGGACATGCTCCAGGTGACGCGCTGCATTATCCGGGCGCGCAAGCGTCGCGAACTCGACCAGATGAAGCGCAGTCTCGACCAGCTGGCCGCCCTGCCCGGCGACCCCGCCGATGCCGAGTACCGGGCTTTCCACGCCACGCTTACCGAAATCCAGCAGCTGGCCACCGTGTCGGATAAACTGCTCACGCGGCTCATGCAGGCCGAGAAAAGCTGGTTCTGGAACACCTTTCTGAAGCTATTTATGTAG
- a CDS encoding polynucleotide kinase-phosphatase, giving the protein MDRGPASPQVLRLVMSMVRDGSALCVPGNHDIKLLRHLNGKNVTVNHGLAETLAQLEPEPEAFKSEVRRFLDGLVSHYVLDGGKLVVAHAGLTEEMQGRGSGAVRAFALFGESTGEIDEFGLPVRYEWAREYRGRAMVAFGHTPVPEAEWLNNTIDLDTGCVFGGRLTALRYPERELVAVPAAQVYCEPARPLNYRSRSTTSSADSVVRDPEQSPDSRNTESALQSAQHEQDDLLDIRDVTGKQFIETRLMRGVTIREDNAVAALEVMSSFALHPKWLLYLPPTMSPTETSALPDLLEHPAEAFDYYKRLGVERVVCEEKHMGSRVVVVLGRNEAAIQRRLGLVGEGIGKVYTRTGRNFFTDAALETAFLARLRDALSTAGFWEKFYTDWVCLDAELLPWSAKAQELVKTQYAAVAAAALAALPQVEAALTEAAARQLDGAEALLARTTARHQAAAHYADAYRRYCWPVHSLDDLKLAPFHLLATEGKTYFDRDHAWHMETLRTLALADPSLLRATPYRVVPLTNPAEVEAAIQWWTDLTAAGGEGMVVKPYDFIPQGKGGLLQPALKCRGREYLRIIYGPDYLLPGHLDRLRQRNVKAKRNLALREFALGVEGLERFVAGQPLCRVHQCVFGVLALESEAVDPRL; this is encoded by the coding sequence GTGGACCGCGGCCCCGCTTCCCCGCAGGTGCTGCGCCTCGTGATGAGCATGGTGCGCGACGGCAGCGCCCTCTGCGTGCCCGGCAACCACGACATCAAGCTCCTGCGCCACCTCAACGGCAAAAACGTCACCGTCAACCACGGCCTGGCCGAAACCCTGGCCCAGCTTGAACCCGAGCCCGAAGCCTTCAAAAGCGAAGTGCGGCGCTTCCTCGACGGCCTGGTGAGCCACTATGTGCTCGACGGCGGCAAGCTGGTCGTCGCCCACGCCGGCCTCACCGAGGAGATGCAGGGACGCGGCTCGGGGGCCGTGCGGGCCTTCGCGCTGTTTGGCGAAAGCACCGGCGAGATTGACGAATTCGGCCTGCCCGTGCGCTACGAATGGGCCCGCGAGTACCGGGGCCGCGCCATGGTCGCCTTCGGCCACACGCCCGTGCCCGAGGCCGAATGGCTCAACAACACCATCGACCTCGACACCGGCTGCGTGTTCGGCGGCCGCCTCACCGCCCTGCGCTACCCCGAGCGCGAGCTCGTGGCCGTGCCCGCCGCGCAGGTGTATTGCGAACCAGCCAGGCCGCTCAACTACCGCAGCCGTAGTACGACAAGTAGCGCGGACTCTGTAGTCCGCGACCCAGAACAATCCCCCGATTCGCGGAATACAGAGTCCGCACTACAGTCCGCCCAGCACGAGCAAGACGACCTGCTCGACATCCGCGACGTGACCGGCAAGCAGTTCATCGAAACCCGGCTCATGCGCGGCGTCACCATCCGCGAAGACAACGCCGTGGCCGCCCTGGAGGTGATGTCGAGCTTCGCCCTGCACCCCAAGTGGCTGCTGTACCTGCCGCCCACCATGTCGCCCACCGAAACCTCGGCCTTGCCCGACCTGCTCGAACACCCCGCCGAAGCCTTCGACTACTACAAACGCCTCGGCGTGGAGCGCGTGGTGTGCGAAGAAAAGCACATGGGCAGCCGCGTGGTCGTGGTACTGGGCCGCAACGAAGCCGCCATCCAGCGCCGCCTCGGCCTCGTGGGCGAGGGCATCGGCAAGGTATACACCCGCACCGGCCGCAACTTCTTCACCGACGCTGCCCTCGAAACTGCCTTCCTCGCCCGCCTGCGCGACGCCCTGAGCACGGCCGGTTTCTGGGAGAAATTCTACACCGACTGGGTCTGCCTCGATGCCGAGCTGCTGCCCTGGTCGGCCAAAGCCCAGGAACTGGTCAAAACCCAGTACGCCGCCGTGGCCGCCGCCGCCCTCGCCGCCCTGCCCCAGGTCGAAGCCGCCCTCACCGAAGCCGCCGCCCGCCAGCTCGACGGCGCCGAAGCCCTGCTGGCCCGCACAACAGCCCGCCACCAGGCCGCCGCCCACTACGCCGACGCCTACCGCCGCTACTGCTGGCCCGTCCATTCGCTGGATGACCTCAAACTGGCCCCCTTCCATTTATTAGCCACCGAAGGCAAGACCTACTTCGACCGCGACCACGCCTGGCACATGGAAACCCTGCGCACCCTCGCCCTGGCCGACCCCAGCCTGCTCCGCGCCACGCCTTACCGCGTCGTCCCCCTCACCAACCCCGCCGAAGTCGAAGCCGCCATCCAGTGGTGGACCGACCTCACCGCCGCCGGGGGCGAGGGCATGGTGGTGAAGCCCTACGACTTCATCCCCCAGGGCAAAGGCGGCCTGCTCCAGCCCGCCCTCAAGTGCCGGGGCCGCGAGTACCTGCGCATCATCTACGGCCCCGACTACTTGCTGCCCGGCCACCTCGACCGCCTCCGCCAGCGCAACGTGAAAGCCAAGCGCAACCTCGCCCTGCGCGAGTTCGCCCTCGGCGTCGAGGGCCTCGAACGCTTCGTGGCCGGCCAGCCCCTGTGCCGCGTGCACCAGTGCGTCTTCGGTGTGCTCGCGCTGGAAAGCGAGGCGGTGGACCCGCGGTTGTAG
- a CDS encoding TMEM175 family protein yields MHKGRLEAFSDGVLAIILTIMVLEIRVPHGADFAALRPLLPVALSYLLSFIYIGIYWNNHHMMLASTSRVSGGILWANLHLLFWLSLVPFATGWMGENHFAPATLAVYGIMLLMSGVAYWILQSRIIALEGPNSTLARAVGRDYKGLSSPPLYVAGIAASFWQPWVAGGIYVAVALMWLIPDQRIERTLVDKADGKHVG; encoded by the coding sequence ATGCACAAAGGACGACTCGAAGCTTTCAGCGATGGCGTGCTGGCCATCATCCTCACCATCATGGTGCTGGAAATCAGGGTGCCGCACGGGGCCGATTTCGCGGCCCTACGTCCGCTGCTGCCGGTGGCGCTCAGCTACCTGCTGAGCTTTATCTACATCGGCATCTATTGGAACAACCACCACATGATGCTGGCCAGCACGAGCCGGGTATCGGGCGGCATTCTGTGGGCGAATCTGCACCTGCTGTTCTGGCTGTCGCTGGTGCCCTTCGCCACGGGCTGGATGGGCGAAAACCACTTTGCCCCCGCCACGCTGGCCGTGTATGGCATCATGTTGCTCATGTCCGGCGTGGCCTACTGGATTCTGCAGAGCCGCATTATCGCCCTCGAAGGGCCAAATTCGACGCTGGCCCGCGCCGTCGGGCGCGACTACAAGGGCCTCTCGTCGCCGCCGCTCTACGTGGCGGGCATCGCGGCCAGCTTCTGGCAGCCGTGGGTGGCGGGCGGCATCTACGTGGCCGTGGCGCTGATGTGGCTCATCCCCGACCAGCGCATTGAGCGCACGCTGGTGGATAAGGCTGACGGAAAACACGTTGGGTAG
- a CDS encoding class I SAM-dependent methyltransferase, which yields MNKFLEMPCAPTIGIAPLTTGDPAYAPARVQALFDAMAPTYGFAPWLSGGMLGRWRQQLVDALHLPAENQPVQVVDLMAGGADLWPALRRCLGCSLHLTAVDFSAAMLARASRHAAGSRLALHPADALATGLPAGQAHLVTSTFGLKTLAPAAYPALAHEAARLLQPGGQLALLEVVLPTRGWLRRLLHAYLALLIPLVQRLCPAAAVHAALAGYLRRGSDPGQLRHALRQAGFGKLRQQRLWPGCAVLLTAELTSAR from the coding sequence ATGAATAAGTTTCTGGAAATGCCATGCGCCCCCACCATCGGCATAGCCCCGCTCACAACCGGCGACCCCGCATATGCCCCGGCCCGGGTGCAGGCGCTGTTCGATGCCATGGCGCCCACCTACGGATTTGCGCCTTGGCTGTCGGGAGGCATGCTGGGCCGTTGGCGACAACAACTGGTGGATGCCTTGCACCTGCCGGCCGAAAACCAGCCGGTACAGGTGGTCGACCTGATGGCCGGTGGGGCCGACCTGTGGCCCGCCCTGCGCCGCTGCCTCGGGTGCAGCCTGCACCTCACGGCAGTCGATTTTTCGGCTGCGATGCTGGCCCGGGCCAGCCGGCACGCGGCCGGCTCCCGGCTGGCGCTGCACCCCGCCGATGCGCTGGCCACCGGCTTGCCCGCGGGCCAGGCACACCTCGTCACCAGCACATTTGGCCTGAAAACCCTGGCCCCGGCCGCTTACCCCGCGCTGGCCCACGAGGCGGCGCGACTGCTGCAACCCGGCGGCCAACTCGCTTTGCTCGAAGTGGTGCTGCCCACGCGGGGCTGGCTGCGGCGCCTGTTGCACGCCTACCTGGCCCTTCTCATACCGCTGGTGCAGCGCCTGTGCCCGGCCGCTGCGGTGCACGCCGCGCTGGCCGGCTACCTCCGGCGCGGCTCCGACCCGGGGCAGCTGCGCCACGCCCTGCGGCAGGCCGGTTTTGGCAAGCTGCGGCAGCAGCGCTTGTGGCCCGGCTGCGCGGTGCTGCTCACGGCTGAGCTGACCAGTGCGCGGTAG
- a CDS encoding HEPN domain-containing protein produces MSSNDDIKIEKGNVIKFKDLTLSYEVQTGEVNDKEQRFFHTKFVCKEINKIEEYSTFLRSVRDIFFKITGKQPVSLWDDISLYYATKAYPMIHEIENLMRKFLTKFSITKLESNWIDKNIPEEVKTSVKSNSSNNDANYLYQTDFIQLINFLSGKIKTSSVSGLLDIIKGTNNVSELNLDELKSFIPTNNWDRYFSSIVEFEWDYLEKRWRKLYDLRCKVAHNNFLNKKDYDDVLRYFGELKPKLQTALDKMDEVKVSDEDQEELAESFAISSNSYYEDFINDWKLLEYLLVSLVAKLDGSDESLLLKKGHNPRIFMKVLFERGLIDSSFVMKFDHLRNLRNDIVHNLHYNASENDIRMIYPTLKWCIGLIKGLLGSLPNHQ; encoded by the coding sequence TTGTCATCCAATGATGATATTAAGATTGAAAAAGGGAATGTAATAAAATTTAAAGACCTGACTCTGTCGTACGAGGTACAAACTGGTGAAGTAAATGACAAGGAACAGCGGTTCTTTCACACCAAATTCGTATGCAAAGAGATAAATAAAATTGAAGAGTATTCGACGTTTCTTAGATCAGTCAGGGACATATTCTTCAAAATCACAGGAAAGCAACCTGTTTCACTATGGGACGATATTAGTCTTTACTATGCTACAAAAGCCTATCCAATGATTCACGAGATAGAGAACCTTATGAGAAAATTTCTCACAAAGTTCTCTATCACTAAACTTGAAAGCAATTGGATTGACAAGAATATACCAGAGGAAGTAAAGACATCTGTCAAGAGCAATTCTTCAAATAATGATGCCAATTATTTATACCAAACGGATTTTATACAGCTAATCAATTTCCTATCTGGAAAAATAAAAACTTCAAGTGTGTCTGGCTTGCTCGATATCATTAAGGGCACAAACAATGTATCAGAACTTAATCTCGACGAGTTAAAATCTTTTATCCCAACAAACAACTGGGATAGGTACTTCTCTAGTATAGTAGAGTTCGAATGGGACTATTTAGAAAAAAGATGGAGAAAGCTCTATGATTTACGATGCAAAGTTGCGCATAACAACTTCTTAAATAAGAAAGATTATGACGATGTGCTGAGATATTTCGGTGAGCTAAAGCCAAAGTTGCAAACTGCATTGGACAAAATGGACGAGGTGAAAGTATCGGATGAAGACCAAGAAGAACTAGCTGAGAGCTTTGCTATTAGTTCCAACTCCTACTACGAAGATTTCATTAATGACTGGAAGCTTCTTGAATATCTTCTCGTTTCACTTGTAGCTAAACTTGATGGGAGTGATGAAAGCTTGCTACTGAAAAAAGGCCATAATCCAAGAATTTTCATGAAAGTCCTTTTTGAACGAGGCCTCATAGATTCAAGTTTTGTAATGAAGTTTGACCATCTTAGGAATCTGCGCAATGACATAGTTCACAATCTCCATTACAATGCAAGTGAGAATGATATTAGAATGATTTACCCTACACTGAAGTGGTGTATTGGATTGATTAAAGGCCTTTTAGGGTCTTTACCTAATCATCAATAA
- a CDS encoding TIGR01777 family oxidoreductase, with amino-acid sequence MQARPERPGAAPATGPPHMPQPKLVIAGGNGFLGRHLAEYFRERGYRVVVLGRGSAHGSDHVRWDGRTLGDWTAELDGADALINLAGRIVDCRYTAANKREIIASRVDSTHVLGAAVAACTVPPRVWLNSSTATIYADTTGAHLANTEAAGRIGEGFSVEVARAWEAAFAACPAPDTRKAALRTAIVLGPDGGAFPVMARLARRGLGSPQGDGRQWMSWLHIVDFCRAVDFLLHEPTAAGAFNLCAPQPLTNRDFMALLCRELRPWLRLPQPRWLLEIGAFVLRTETELILKSRKVYPQRLLELGFRFEYPTCEAAVADLLAY; translated from the coding sequence ATGCAAGCGCGGCCGGAACGTCCTGGCGCGGCGCCAGCTACCGGGCCGCCGCATATGCCACAGCCGAAACTGGTGATTGCCGGAGGGAATGGTTTTTTGGGCCGTCATTTGGCCGAATATTTCCGGGAGCGGGGCTACCGGGTAGTCGTGCTGGGCCGGGGCTCGGCACACGGTTCTGACCACGTGCGCTGGGATGGCCGTACCCTCGGCGACTGGACCGCCGAGCTGGACGGGGCCGACGCCCTGATAAACCTCGCAGGCCGCATCGTGGACTGCCGCTATACGGCTGCCAACAAGCGCGAAATCATTGCCAGCCGCGTCGATAGCACGCATGTGCTAGGCGCGGCCGTGGCCGCCTGCACCGTGCCGCCGCGGGTGTGGCTCAATTCCTCCACCGCCACTATTTACGCCGACACCACCGGCGCGCACCTGGCCAATACCGAGGCAGCGGGCCGCATCGGCGAAGGCTTTTCGGTGGAAGTGGCGCGGGCCTGGGAAGCGGCGTTTGCGGCCTGTCCGGCGCCCGATACGCGCAAAGCGGCGCTGCGCACGGCCATTGTGCTGGGCCCCGATGGCGGCGCATTCCCGGTGATGGCGCGGCTGGCCCGGCGGGGGCTGGGCTCGCCGCAGGGCGATGGCCGGCAGTGGATGAGCTGGCTGCACATAGTTGACTTCTGCCGGGCCGTGGACTTCCTCCTGCACGAGCCCACGGCGGCCGGGGCCTTCAACCTGTGCGCCCCGCAGCCGCTCACCAACCGCGACTTCATGGCCCTGCTTTGCCGGGAGCTGCGGCCCTGGCTGCGCCTGCCCCAGCCGCGCTGGCTGCTCGAAATCGGCGCCTTCGTGCTGCGCACTGAAACCGAATTAATTCTGAAAAGCCGCAAAGTGTACCCGCAGCGGCTATTGGAGTTGGGCTTTCGGTTTGAATACCCTACCTGTGAGGCTGCGGTGGCCGATTTGCTAGCCTATTAA